One genomic region from Lycorma delicatula isolate Av1 chromosome 1, ASM4794821v1, whole genome shotgun sequence encodes:
- the LOC142318310 gene encoding uncharacterized protein LOC142318310 isoform X1 → MVRWIYAITVAVCGIMNSALSSKTKYPFGPETNFPKTSLHQYDKANREIQRHMFVFSEPLSCNQGKMNKANQELQKHMFQFSSPLTCNQGKMNKANQELQKHMFQFSNPLTCNQEKMNKANEEVKKHMFQFSNPLTFNKESIHKENEKIKKQKLQFSSSPFNSENMNKANQELQKHMFQFSSPLTCNQGKMNKANQELQKHMFQFSSPLTCNQGKMNKANQELQKHMFQFSNPFTRNQRKMNKANQEVKKHMFQFFSNERKRNNGE, encoded by the coding sequence TTGCTGTTTGTGGTATTATGAATTCAGCTTTGTCAAGCAAAACAAAATATCCATTTGGTCCAGAAACAAATTTTCCCAAAACGAGTCTACACCAATACGACAAAGCAAATCGAGAAATTCAAAGACATATGTTTGTGTTTTCTGAACCTCTGTCATGCAACCAGGGAAAAATGAATAAAGCTAATCAAGAACTTCAAAAACATATGTTTCAATTTTCAAGTCCTTTAACTTGTAACCAAGGGAAAATGAATAAAGCTAATCAAGAACTTCAAAAACATATGTTTCAGTTTTCAAATCCTTTAACTTGTAACCAAGAGAAAATGAATAAAGCTAATGAAGAagttaaaaaacatatgtttcaGTTCTCAAATCCTTTGACTTTTAACAAAGAAAGTAtacataaagaaaatgaaaagattaaaaagcagAAGCTGCAATTTTCAAGTTCAccttttaattcagaaaatatgaataaagctAATCAAGAACTTCAGAAACATATGTTTCAATTTTCAAGTCCTTTAACCTGTAACCAAGGAAAAATGAATAAAGCTAATCAAGAACTTCAAAAACATATGTTTCAGTTTTCAAGTCCTTTAACTTGTAACCAAGGGAAAATGAATAAAGCTAATCAAGAACTTCAAAAACATATGTTTCAATTTTCAAATCCTTTTACtagaaatcaaagaaaaatgaataaagctaatcaagaagttaaaaaacatatgtttcagtttttttctaatgAGCGTAAAAGAAATaatggtgaataa
- the LOC142318310 gene encoding uncharacterized protein LOC142318310 isoform X2 gives MSIAVCGIMNSALSSKTKYPFGPETNFPKTSLHQYDKANREIQRHMFVFSEPLSCNQGKMNKANQELQKHMFQFSSPLTCNQGKMNKANQELQKHMFQFSNPLTCNQEKMNKANEEVKKHMFQFSNPLTFNKESIHKENEKIKKQKLQFSSSPFNSENMNKANQELQKHMFQFSSPLTCNQGKMNKANQELQKHMFQFSSPLTCNQGKMNKANQELQKHMFQFSNPFTRNQRKMNKANQEVKKHMFQFFSNERKRNNGE, from the exons ATGtcaa TTGCTGTTTGTGGTATTATGAATTCAGCTTTGTCAAGCAAAACAAAATATCCATTTGGTCCAGAAACAAATTTTCCCAAAACGAGTCTACACCAATACGACAAAGCAAATCGAGAAATTCAAAGACATATGTTTGTGTTTTCTGAACCTCTGTCATGCAACCAGGGAAAAATGAATAAAGCTAATCAAGAACTTCAAAAACATATGTTTCAATTTTCAAGTCCTTTAACTTGTAACCAAGGGAAAATGAATAAAGCTAATCAAGAACTTCAAAAACATATGTTTCAGTTTTCAAATCCTTTAACTTGTAACCAAGAGAAAATGAATAAAGCTAATGAAGAagttaaaaaacatatgtttcaGTTCTCAAATCCTTTGACTTTTAACAAAGAAAGTAtacataaagaaaatgaaaagattaaaaagcagAAGCTGCAATTTTCAAGTTCAccttttaattcagaaaatatgaataaagctAATCAAGAACTTCAGAAACATATGTTTCAATTTTCAAGTCCTTTAACCTGTAACCAAGGAAAAATGAATAAAGCTAATCAAGAACTTCAAAAACATATGTTTCAGTTTTCAAGTCCTTTAACTTGTAACCAAGGGAAAATGAATAAAGCTAATCAAGAACTTCAAAAACATATGTTTCAATTTTCAAATCCTTTTACtagaaatcaaagaaaaatgaataaagctaatcaagaagttaaaaaacatatgtttcagtttttttctaatgAGCGTAAAAGAAATaatggtgaataa